The genomic interval TTCTTATTAGACTTTTACTCTTAACTAGATCTTAGTTTTTCCAAAATAGCTAATAGGATTAAACCTTTGGCATTGAGTGCATTCTACAGACCTTTCGTATTGTATGCTTTTCAGGAACTGGGCAGAGATGGGAAAGTTTGAGGAAGTCAAAGAAGTACCAAAATCTTGTGCGATGGTTCAATTCTATATTCTTGGAATATAGTGATGCCTTGAATGAAGTCACAGCAATATATATTGGCAAAAAAAAGCTGGTTGCAGCCAAATCAAAAGAGCAACAGGGTGAGAATAACCAATCTAAAAGCTCCTTTGAAGTAGATCTTCCAGATGCTGAGTTTGGGAAGGTGCGACTGCGATTCGCACCCGAACCTAGTGGTTATCTTCACATTGGGCACTCCAAAGCAGCTCTGTTGAACCGGTATTTTGCTCAGCGGTACCAAGGTCAACTTATCGTACGCTTTGATGACACAAATCCTGCCAAAGAGAGCAATgaatttgttgaaaatattttgaaggaTATTCAGACTTTAGGTATTGAGCATGATGCTGTTACATACACCTCAGATTACTTCCCCCAGTTGATGGAGATGGCTGAGAATTTGATTCGCCAGGGTAAAGCATATGTTGATGATACACCACGTGAGCAATTGCAGAAAGAAAGAATGGATGGCATTGAATCAAGATGTAGAAACAACAGCTTGGGGGAGAATATGAAATTATGGAAGGAAATGATTGCTGGATCTGAAAGGGGTTTACAGTGCTGTCTCCGTGGGAAGCTGGATATGCAAGACCCAAACAAATCAGTTCGTGACCCAGTCTATTACCGTTGCAATCCAGTTCCCCACCATAGGATTGGTTCCAATTATAAGATATACCCAACCTACGATTTTGCGTGTCCGTTTGTTGATGCAATAGAAGGTATAACACATGCTTTAAGATCTAGTGAGTACCATGATCGTAATGCTCAGTATCAACGAATTCAAGAGGATATGGGAGTAAGAAAGGTTCACATTTATGAATTTAGCCGGCTGAATATGGTGTATACGCTTCTCAGTAAGCGTAAGCTTTTGTGGTTTGTCGAAAATGGAAAGGTTGATGGATGGGATGATGCTCGTTTTCCTACTGTTCAGGGAATTGTTCGTAGGGGTTTAAAAGTTGAAGCATTGATACAATTTATTCTTGAACAGGTAATTTCAAGCATTTATCTGATCCACACTTCTTATAACTGTTCATATATTGTACAAGATAGTCATTCTTGGATTGTCATCTTCATGGAAATGTTCTTGATTATCTCTGTTTTATTATGCTTCAGGGAGCATCAAAAAATCTCAATCTGATGGAATGGGATAAACTCTGGACCATTAATAAGAAGATCATCGATCCTGTGTGCCCCAGACATACTGCTGTCATTGAAGAACGGCGTGTTCTCTTGATCCTGTTAGATGGCCCTGAGGAACCATTTGCTCGCATTATACCTAGGCATAAGAAATATGAAGGTGCTGGGGAGAAGTGTACAACATACTCGAAGAGGATATTGATCGACCATGCTGATGCTGAATCCATCTCAGTAGATGAGGAGATAACATTAATGGATTGGGGAAATGCCATAGTGAAGGGAATAGAGAAGGACCAAGATGGAAACATCACCCGGTTGACAGGAGTTTTGCATCTGGAAGGATCTGTAAAGACCACGAAGTTGAAGCTTACTTGGCTACCTGAAACAAGTGAACTAGTTAACCTCACACTGGTGGAGTTTGACTATTTAATTACAAAGAAGAAGGTACGTGCTGGTCAACTGATAAAGTATGCTTTTTTCCATCAGATATGTACATTTGTGCTAAATTGTCTAGTGTCAATTCTATGCTTTATGTTCAATTGAAATATTAAACAGTAGGGTGGAAAAGTTCAGTTTACAACCTGGTGGACCATTGAATTGTTGGTAGTCTCATTCCTGCCAATATCCTGCACCGAGACATTTCTTGGTTTTAATATGCTGTTTGGACAAAGATGCCAGTCTGTCATATTTGTGGCCCATGGTTTTCAGGATGTTTTcattgaaccttttttttttttgtttgaaaaggGGACGGAATCtcaacttttattaaaaaaaccctcacttatgagCATCTGCATGTGGCAAAAATTAGAGGCTTGTTCACTATAattaattcatataaatattgatCACCGTAAAGGTTGCCTTAGTTGCAATGTTTACTCCTGTGGGTTTATCTGATGAGAGGTCATGAGATCCAGTCCCTACGGACTCAATGATAAGGAAATAAACTCATGCTTATTATCCCCAGCCACCAGCTTCTAACCGTACTGAAGTTGGTAGGACTAGGATCAACCTATGGCTCAGTCTCTTTATCTCCGACCCCATGTAGAGGGCTTGTTACTGGCCTGTTTAGGCTTCTCCTGACAGATTTTCAATGGATAAAGCTTATACAATTGCACATACATAGAGTTGCAAATTTCGGTTTCCACTCTTGCCCTTCATaaccctttttacccaaaagagaaaaaggtgaaaaacatTGGCTGTGTAACATGTCTTGAGCAAAAGTGCATTTTAAATCATGAACCATTGAATAAGTTCTGTGTATACACATATTCCTTCCATGTTTTAGAAATTGGACTGGATTTGTGTGGTATCTAAAGAATGCTAAATGTTTGACTTGGGCAACATGTGAAAAAGGAGTAATTGTTAGCTAGTCCTAGAGTACGGACATGCCATACTCTCATCCTATCATAGGATGCTATGTCAAACTTAGTGTTATATAcacaattttaattatatggCAAGTTGTGATAGGGTTGGAGTTCATGCATATTATGAGAGTATCTAGTAATAATTTTCCATAAAGAAGTTTCCACTGGTTTCCATATGGGAAAGTACGATATACGTAAGTTTGTAACTTATGATTGCAGCTTGAAGAAGGAGAGGATTTCCTTGATGTGGTCAACCCATGCACGAAAAGGGAAACTGCAGCTTTAGGAGATTCCAACCTGCGGAATTTGCATCGGGGAGAGGTATTGCAGCTGGAGCGGAAAGGATATTTCAGATGTGATGTTCCCTTTATTAGGCCTTCAAAGCCTATAGTTTTGTTTGCGATTCCTGATGGCAGGCAGCAAACTGGTTTGAAGTAAACCACATAAATCTGAATTGTTCAGCTTTCTGGGATTTATCAACATTAACATCACTGTTTGAAGTACTCTTGCATCTTTTATCTCAGTGGTTGAAACTGAAGAACTTTACTTGTCTTGAATCTTTGCAAACAACGCATGTTCTCGTCTTTAATTTTACCTTGGTGTTATTTCATTTATTGTATCTATCTGTCAACTAATCTCTGTCACAGACCATAAATGGCATCAGACAACTCTTGGACTGCATGCGGCGCATGTTATTGTAGTGTTTGGAATAAAAGAAACATCTACAAAAGCAGATGAAGATTGATGGTTCTTTTTATCAATCCAATCGATTTGAGCCGTAAAGTGAGGAATCGATTATGCAAAATGAACAGTTAGCCAACAATCGAACTGTCTGTCGAttccaaaattaaaagaaattaagaagacCGCGTCCCACAATACATTATGAATCACGAAGGATGAATAAATCCCAACAATTATTTTAAGGTACAACAAAATAGAAGAAAGCTAGCCCATGTATGGTTCAATATTCCTCTACTTCTTGGGAGCAAACCTAGACTTGATTTTGTCAACCTCCTTAGTACCCACCTGGAATGCCTTAGTCAAGACATTGTCAGGCACCGGAGGTGTGGCTGCAAACAAGGTGGTAGCAATGGACTGTGTGCCTGGCAATTGGCTGTTAAACGCAGCTATCACAGCTGCAGGCACCTTCCCATTGTTCTTCTGAAAATGCACCAAACCCTTTGGGAACGTAAAAACCTCCCCTTTTTGATGGACTTGGATATGAGCACATTTGCTGTGGTTATGAATCCCACGTCCAGTTCACCGTCAAGCACAAAAACTATTTCGGTGGCCCGGGGGTGCGTGTGAGGTGGGTTAAGGCCGCCGGGGGCGTAGTCAATGCGGGAGAGCGAGACACCGAGGGTGTTAAGGCCTGGGATTTTCTGAACATTGGCTGCAGTGACCAGAGAGCCAAAAGTGTTGTTGGTGAGGCCTGGTTTGGCCAAGCCCTCGAAGAAGAAGTCTGCTGCAGATATGTTTGCAATGTCCTTGCACGTGAACCCATTGACTTTCACACCTGTTCGAATATCACAGCTCATATTCATCATGAATTCAGTTTCGTTTCTACCAATATTTCCAAGTTTCATTTCTAACTAACTTAGCCTTTAAGTACTGTCTCACATTCTCAGTACTACTAATGTTTTACTTCGAAATGACGTAAGTAATCATTGATGCCaagaatatatatgcatggttggCCCAAGTTGGTGGCATAGGAACTTATATGTATTAATTAGCACATaagttaaaaacaaattaaaaaaaaaaaaaggcaaaagaaaggAGCTAGGAATAAGCCTGTTGATCATAAACTAGTACTGGTTTTGAGCTGTTCTTGATCAGAAGATGGATGAAAATAGACTAGGAATACCAGAAAAttcaaaggaagaagaagaaaaaagaaaatgatagcacattaaagggaagaagaaaaatgaaaaggaagtaTTAGGCAAGGAATAGTACCAGAAGCGAGATCGGCAACACAAACATCTTGAAGCAAGTCAGGATCTGCGGCGGCAGCGTTGAAGAATACAGCAAAAGTAACAAACAACAGTGCGACAATGGCCACCATGGTTGCCCGAGATTATTAATGTAAAATGGtaaagatcaaaagaaaagaCCGGCAATCAAATAGGCGAAAAGGTGTGTGGAAAAGATGGAAGATGGGAATGAAGATGTGTTTTGGAATCACTCTTTGATCGGTTAAGAATGAGATTGCGGAGTGGTGGGTATTAAtaatgagagagggagagaggcagAGAGGGAAAGGTTCTAAGTTTTTTTATGAACATTGAGaggaaagtttaataaaatgtgagcccaattttaaaaatatgtttaaataatgagaAGTGTTGTATGCTTCATTCtcattttatatgcatttttttattatttttagatctatatttaattttaatggataAGTCATCTTATTACAGCAGGTAGCTAGATAAAAACGAGATGAGAGTGTGGTAcgtagaattttttataaagagttattatattctcaagtcaATGTATATAGCACATATTCTACATcatttaaatggtaagatttataaattatatcacaacattcaaattttgaaatttatttttcaaat from Juglans microcarpa x Juglans regia isolate MS1-56 chromosome 4S, Jm3101_v1.0, whole genome shotgun sequence carries:
- the LOC121262367 gene encoding glutamate--tRNA ligase, cytoplasmic, with translation MEIKVLSFPADSPPLSVIVAAKLSGFALPTDTSLPPDSAPTLVFSDGTTLHGTYVLLRYIGRVAALPNFYGQNAYESGQIDQWLEYAPVFSLGSAFENACKYVDEFLQSRTVLVGNYLSIADIAIWSGLAGTGQRWESLRKSKKYQNLVRWFNSIFLEYSDALNEVTAIYIGKKKLVAAKSKEQQGENNQSKSSFEVDLPDAEFGKVRLRFAPEPSGYLHIGHSKAALLNRYFAQRYQGQLIVRFDDTNPAKESNEFVENILKDIQTLGIEHDAVTYTSDYFPQLMEMAENLIRQGKAYVDDTPREQLQKERMDGIESRCRNNSLGENMKLWKEMIAGSERGLQCCLRGKLDMQDPNKSVRDPVYYRCNPVPHHRIGSNYKIYPTYDFACPFVDAIEGITHALRSSEYHDRNAQYQRIQEDMGVRKVHIYEFSRLNMVYTLLSKRKLLWFVENGKVDGWDDARFPTVQGIVRRGLKVEALIQFILEQGASKNLNLMEWDKLWTINKKIIDPVCPRHTAVIEERRVLLILLDGPEEPFARIIPRHKKYEGAGEKCTTYSKRILIDHADAESISVDEEITLMDWGNAIVKGIEKDQDGNITRLTGVLHLEGSVKTTKLKLTWLPETSELVNLTLVEFDYLITKKKLEEGEDFLDVVNPCTKRETAALGDSNLRNLHRGEVLQLERKGYFRCDVPFIRPSKPIVLFAIPDGRQQTGLK
- the LOC121262368 gene encoding LOW QUALITY PROTEIN: germin-like protein subfamily 2 member 1 (The sequence of the model RefSeq protein was modified relative to this genomic sequence to represent the inferred CDS: inserted 1 base in 1 codon); the protein is MVAIVALLFVTFAVFFNAAAADPDLLQDVCVADLASGVKVNGFTCKDIANISAADFFFEGLAKPGLTNNTFGSLVTAANVQKIPGLNTLGVSLSRIDYAPGGLNPPHTHPRATEIVFVLDGELDVGFITTANVLISKSIKKGXVFTFPKGLVHFQKNNGKVPAAVIAAFNSQLPGTQSIATTLFAATPPVPDNVLTKAFQVGTKEVDKIKSRFAPKK